A DNA window from Halobacterium sp. DL1 contains the following coding sequences:
- a CDS encoding exonuclease VII small subunit, which translates to MANDSDIRHRMDQVEEIIEQFDADEISLDEGSEIYEEGQELLDEIRNLLHEGEGEIIEIE; encoded by the coding sequence GTGGCAAACGATTCTGACATCAGACACCGAATGGACCAGGTTGAAGAGATCATCGAACAGTTCGACGCAGACGAGATCTCGCTCGATGAAGGAAGTGAGATTTACGAAGAGGGACAGGAATTGCTGGATGAAATCCGCAATTTGCTCCACGAAGGTGAAGGTGAGATCATTGAAATCGAATGA
- a CDS encoding exodeoxyribonuclease VII large subunit: protein MADAPDTERQAVNPDARAVLSVSQLNDQIASVVEETPALHGVRCIGEVTDLHQNSTALYFTLTDGNAELPCMLWANRYRNMDVDLEDGTEVILEGDIDYWVEGGKIDLKPWEVIVVGDGDQAAAVERLRSELEERGWFDEEQKQQPPAFPERVGVVTSLRGDARYDIQNAIHEQNPTVDILIKDATVQGSDAPTSIANGIHHLDRSEDVDAIIVGRGGGSDSNLQAFNTERVAEAIFTASTPVVTAIGHTDDRLIADQVTDVATITPTAAGEYIVNSREEFLAGEITPLAQQLDAAYETFQQEHEHEQELAEAVDEAAAPEGLSPVYYKAAIAVLLLLLLVITGLWLGVI, encoded by the coding sequence ATGGCGGACGCACCGGATACTGAACGGCAGGCGGTCAACCCCGATGCGAGAGCGGTCCTCAGCGTGTCACAGCTGAACGACCAAATCGCGTCTGTCGTCGAGGAGACGCCTGCCCTCCACGGTGTCCGCTGTATCGGAGAAGTCACCGACCTCCACCAGAACAGTACGGCACTCTATTTCACGCTCACCGACGGTAACGCCGAGCTCCCCTGTATGCTCTGGGCGAACCGCTACCGCAACATGGACGTCGACCTCGAGGACGGGACCGAGGTCATCCTCGAAGGCGACATCGACTACTGGGTCGAAGGCGGGAAAATCGACCTCAAACCGTGGGAGGTGATCGTCGTCGGCGACGGCGACCAGGCGGCGGCCGTCGAACGCCTGCGAAGCGAACTCGAAGAGCGTGGGTGGTTCGATGAGGAACAGAAACAGCAACCGCCGGCGTTCCCGGAGCGCGTCGGTGTCGTCACGTCCCTCCGTGGCGATGCCCGGTACGACATCCAGAACGCGATCCACGAACAGAACCCGACCGTTGACATCCTGATAAAGGACGCCACCGTCCAGGGCTCGGACGCGCCGACATCCATCGCGAACGGCATCCACCACCTCGACCGGTCGGAGGACGTCGACGCGATTATCGTCGGCCGTGGTGGTGGGAGCGATTCGAACCTCCAAGCGTTCAACACCGAGCGAGTCGCAGAGGCTATCTTCACCGCCAGTACCCCAGTAGTCACCGCGATTGGACACACTGATGACCGGCTCATCGCGGATCAGGTGACGGACGTCGCGACGATCACGCCGACGGCCGCTGGCGAGTATATCGTAAATTCCCGCGAGGAGTTCCTCGCGGGCGAGATCACGCCGCTGGCGCAGCAACTCGACGCCGCGTACGAAACCTTCCAGCAGGAGCACGAACACGAGCAGGAACTCGCCGAAGCAGTCGACGAGGCGGCCGCCCCTGAGGGCCTCTCGCCGGTCTACTACAAGGCCGCAATCGCTGTGCTACTGTTGCTGTTGTTGGTCATCACCGGGCTGTGGCTGGGGGTGATCTAA
- a CDS encoding DNA-binding protein — protein sequence MSDLIVKAAVKDALSDHNVSADFYDALNEEAAELLDDAAERAEANDRKTVQPRDL from the coding sequence ATGTCTGACCTAATCGTCAAAGCAGCTGTGAAGGATGCACTGTCGGATCACAACGTCTCGGCCGATTTCTACGACGCCCTCAACGAAGAGGCCGCCGAACTCCTCGACGACGCTGCCGAGCGTGCCGAAGCGAACGACCGGAAGACGGTCCAGCCCCGCGACCTGTAG
- a CDS encoding transposase ISH3 — MSKTKQADGEIHEDQLLNFLVNRLDEEVSLSLANNAEITAEDIYEVLVGACADGTSVSTLCASSQNSPAGNTVLYHLRTKFEPERLERVANTLLRKDLDELLPEQVEVCADLHLRPYYGDEDDTDGLYHSVAKRGTTAFHAYATLYARVKNKRYTLAVRRLKDGDTASSVLAEFFGVLDGLDAGVKAVYLDRGFYDSKCLTLLQAHNYAYVIPIIRWGEAIQQELSEGWSRVIQHDLTGKLDGHSWTVDFPVYIDCTYLNGKYDENGVARHGYAADAPFIDSPRDARYHYSKRFGIESSYRLFEQAIATTTTRDPTVRLLYVVVSLLLQNVWRYLHYEYVATPRRGGRRLWWWPYKEFVNMIRRAAWTALAVRRAVPANRPPDDRFHR, encoded by the coding sequence GTGTCTAAAACCAAACAAGCAGACGGTGAGATCCACGAGGACCAGCTTCTTAACTTTCTCGTCAACCGCCTTGACGAGGAAGTTTCGCTCTCGTTAGCCAATAACGCTGAAATCACTGCTGAAGACATCTATGAGGTCCTCGTCGGCGCTTGCGCCGACGGGACCTCTGTCTCTACGCTCTGTGCGTCGAGCCAGAACTCACCCGCTGGGAACACGGTCCTCTACCATCTTCGGACGAAGTTCGAGCCGGAACGGCTCGAACGAGTCGCTAACACGCTCCTGCGAAAGGATCTCGATGAATTGCTCCCCGAACAGGTGGAGGTCTGCGCAGACCTCCACCTGCGGCCCTACTACGGTGACGAAGACGACACAGACGGCCTCTATCACTCGGTAGCGAAGCGTGGAACCACTGCGTTCCACGCCTATGCCACACTCTACGCGCGTGTGAAGAACAAACGCTACACGCTGGCGGTACGCCGTCTCAAAGACGGCGATACCGCAAGTAGTGTCCTCGCTGAGTTCTTCGGTGTCCTCGACGGCCTTGACGCCGGGGTCAAGGCCGTCTACCTTGATCGCGGATTCTACGACAGTAAGTGTCTCACGCTGCTTCAGGCGCACAATTACGCGTACGTGATCCCGATCATCCGGTGGGGTGAGGCGATTCAGCAAGAGCTCTCGGAAGGATGGAGTCGCGTCATTCAGCATGATCTGACGGGGAAACTCGACGGTCACAGCTGGACCGTCGATTTTCCCGTCTACATCGACTGTACGTACCTAAATGGGAAGTATGACGAGAACGGTGTGGCGCGTCACGGCTACGCCGCTGACGCGCCGTTCATCGACTCACCACGGGACGCTCGATACCACTACTCGAAACGCTTCGGTATCGAGTCAAGCTATCGCTTGTTTGAGCAAGCGATAGCGACAACGACAACACGAGATCCAACGGTACGGCTGCTGTACGTGGTGGTGAGTCTCCTCTTACAGAACGTCTGGCGGTACCTTCACTACGAGTATGTGGCGACGCCCCGCCGAGGCGGGCGTCGCCTCTGGTGGTGGCCGTACAAGGAGTTCGTCAATATGATTCGACGAGCTGCGTGGACGGCCCTCGCGGTGCGTCGGGCCGTCCCCGCGAATCGGCCACCTGACGACCGATTCCACCGCTAA
- a CDS encoding TATA-box-binding protein C, with protein sequence MVRVVNVVASGALDVELDLATFARELDDVVDYDPEKYPGAYVRFGDGEPLITLYRTGKYIITGASSEAESERLRDEFLVLLERHGIVSSAEDAWFSIQNYVCMADLERPLNLSALAIGLGLEITEYEPEQFPGLVYRPRDHECVLLVFATGKVVITGAQEITEADTAFSAFRETIETLLETG encoded by the coding sequence ATGGTACGCGTCGTCAATGTCGTTGCGTCGGGAGCCTTAGACGTCGAACTCGATCTCGCGACCTTCGCACGGGAACTTGACGACGTCGTCGACTACGATCCCGAAAAATATCCTGGAGCCTACGTCCGGTTCGGCGACGGCGAGCCATTGATCACGCTGTACCGTACCGGGAAGTACATCATCACCGGAGCGTCGTCGGAAGCCGAATCTGAACGTCTCCGAGACGAGTTTCTGGTCCTGCTGGAACGTCACGGGATCGTTTCGAGTGCTGAGGATGCCTGGTTCAGTATCCAGAACTACGTGTGCATGGCCGATCTCGAACGACCGCTAAATCTGTCAGCGCTTGCAATTGGGCTTGGTCTTGAGATCACAGAGTACGAACCAGAGCAGTTCCCCGGATTGGTGTACCGCCCCCGCGACCACGAGTGCGTACTACTGGTCTTTGCCACCGGAAAAGTCGTGATCACTGGCGCTCAGGAAATTACGGAGGCCGACACCGCGTTCTCAGCGTTCCGTGAAACAATAGAAACACTGCTTGAGACCGGATAA
- a CDS encoding type I restriction endonuclease subunit R, producing MSKQYDEAAFEDEIAASLLKRGYTRVPNSKFDAERGIFPDEVISFVQETQPEAWEQLETAHKGSARERFLQELTSALERQGTLELLRHGLRTTGTKIELATFQPNTGINPELQARYEANCLGVTQQLHYSATNSNLSVDLALSVNGIPVATGELKNTFTDQANRDAREQYRQDRDPSEPVLRFKRGALVHFAIDQHEIHYTTELAGEDTHFLPFNKGHEKGGGNPPRENDHRTAYLWKDVWAKDSWMDIIQRFIHIDTEEIKKDGITVEEDETIIFPRYHQLECVRQLVASAKEEGPGEDYLIQHSTGSGKSKSIAWLVHRLSSLHDDQDDAVFDGVVVVTDRTVLDEQLRNTIYELDHKTGVVHPIKGENRSKSEELAEALEAGKPVIITTLQTFPYVIEHAQSLPERDYAVVVDEAHSSQSGEMSAEMKGILSGVDEEDIEDWEDAMAENAKSRNKQPNLSFFAFTATPKAKTLKAFGEPDGDGGHEPFHLYSMQQAIDEGFIIDVLQNYTTYETFYNVAKVVEEDPQVPEQKAVNAISRFLKLHPHNVSQKVEIIVEHFRNHTQHKIGGKAKAMIVTSSRAHAVRYKKSIDEYIEENGYDLSALVAFSGTVEDDGGSYTEKGMNDGIKESELPNVFDTPEYQVLVVADKYQTGFDQPLLHTMYVDKKLSGIQAVQTLSRLNRQHPGKEDTFVLDFENEQEEIKEAFEPFYGKTTVTEEMDPQHLQQLASDLDAFRIYEQKEVDRFAKVFFDPSNTGTEGTHGKLSSIVQPARDRFVAKEEEIQEDFRSTLRSFLQLYKFQSQIVSYADTHLEKLYTFGRFLYKELPRQSHDPTVEFDDELALQYYRLEKSEEGSIGLSATDGEVKGPTETGTGGSEADDEVELSTIVEKINDKLGTDFTEADQLFLEQLKEDALEDDHLQRSARANSRENFALEFDDALTSMFIDRMDQNQELFAEFMDNDEVQEAITKHLRQQVYQESQSG from the coding sequence ATGAGTAAGCAGTACGATGAAGCGGCCTTTGAAGACGAGATTGCCGCTTCTCTCCTCAAACGCGGTTACACACGCGTTCCGAACAGTAAGTTCGACGCCGAACGGGGCATCTTCCCTGACGAGGTCATCTCGTTCGTCCAAGAAACCCAGCCGGAAGCCTGGGAGCAACTGGAGACCGCTCACAAGGGCAGCGCTCGCGAGCGCTTCCTCCAGGAACTGACGAGCGCCCTCGAACGACAAGGCACGCTCGAACTACTGCGTCATGGTCTTCGCACCACCGGCACTAAAATCGAGCTCGCGACGTTCCAGCCCAACACGGGGATCAATCCGGAACTGCAGGCTCGCTACGAAGCAAATTGCCTCGGTGTCACCCAACAGCTCCACTACTCGGCGACGAATTCGAATCTGAGCGTGGACCTCGCACTGAGCGTCAACGGCATCCCCGTCGCAACAGGCGAACTCAAGAACACCTTTACCGACCAGGCAAACAGGGACGCCCGAGAACAGTACCGCCAAGACCGCGACCCGAGCGAACCCGTCCTCCGATTCAAACGTGGTGCATTGGTCCATTTCGCTATCGACCAGCACGAGATCCACTATACGACCGAACTCGCCGGCGAGGACACCCACTTCCTCCCGTTCAACAAGGGCCACGAGAAGGGCGGTGGCAACCCCCCACGAGAGAACGACCACCGCACTGCGTATCTCTGGAAAGACGTCTGGGCGAAGGACAGTTGGATGGATATCATCCAGCGGTTCATCCACATCGACACGGAGGAGATCAAGAAAGACGGCATCACCGTCGAGGAGGACGAGACGATCATCTTCCCGCGCTATCACCAACTGGAGTGTGTCCGCCAGCTGGTTGCCAGCGCGAAAGAGGAGGGACCCGGCGAGGATTACCTCATCCAGCACTCCACCGGGAGCGGGAAGAGCAAGTCTATCGCCTGGCTGGTTCACCGGCTCAGTTCGCTGCACGACGACCAAGACGATGCAGTGTTCGACGGCGTCGTCGTCGTCACCGACCGAACCGTCCTCGACGAACAGCTCCGGAACACCATCTACGAGCTCGACCACAAGACTGGCGTCGTTCATCCGATCAAAGGCGAGAACCGCTCGAAATCCGAGGAGCTCGCGGAGGCCTTGGAGGCTGGCAAGCCCGTGATCATCACGACGCTCCAGACGTTCCCGTACGTCATTGAGCACGCACAGTCACTTCCGGAGCGGGATTACGCTGTTGTCGTCGACGAAGCCCACAGCAGCCAGAGCGGCGAGATGTCCGCCGAGATGAAGGGCATCCTCTCGGGGGTCGATGAGGAAGATATCGAGGATTGGGAGGACGCCATGGCAGAGAATGCAAAATCTCGGAACAAACAGCCCAACCTCAGCTTTTTCGCGTTTACTGCGACGCCGAAGGCAAAGACCCTGAAAGCATTCGGTGAACCCGATGGAGACGGTGGGCACGAACCGTTCCACCTGTACTCGATGCAGCAAGCGATAGATGAGGGATTCATCATCGACGTCCTCCAAAACTACACGACGTACGAGACGTTCTACAACGTCGCGAAGGTCGTCGAGGAGGACCCACAGGTGCCCGAGCAGAAGGCAGTGAACGCGATATCGCGGTTCCTGAAACTCCACCCGCACAACGTCTCACAGAAAGTTGAGATCATCGTCGAACACTTCCGGAACCACACGCAGCACAAGATCGGTGGGAAGGCGAAAGCGATGATCGTGACGTCCTCTCGCGCTCACGCAGTCCGCTACAAGAAGTCGATTGACGAATATATTGAGGAGAACGGATACGACCTCAGCGCGCTCGTCGCGTTCAGTGGGACGGTCGAGGACGATGGCGGTAGCTACACGGAAAAGGGAATGAATGACGGCATCAAAGAGTCGGAACTCCCCAACGTCTTCGACACGCCGGAGTACCAGGTCCTCGTCGTCGCCGATAAGTATCAGACCGGTTTCGACCAACCGCTCCTCCACACGATGTATGTCGACAAGAAACTCTCGGGGATTCAAGCGGTCCAGACACTTTCTCGATTGAACCGGCAGCATCCCGGGAAAGAGGACACGTTCGTGCTGGACTTCGAGAACGAGCAGGAAGAGATCAAGGAAGCGTTTGAGCCGTTCTACGGTAAGACAACCGTGACGGAGGAGATGGACCCACAACATCTCCAACAGTTAGCCTCTGACCTCGATGCGTTCCGCATCTACGAGCAAAAGGAAGTCGACCGCTTCGCTAAGGTATTCTTTGACCCGTCCAACACGGGGACGGAAGGTACTCATGGAAAGCTCAGCAGTATCGTTCAGCCAGCCCGGGACCGCTTCGTCGCCAAAGAGGAGGAAATCCAGGAAGACTTCCGCTCAACGCTCAGGTCGTTCCTGCAGCTGTATAAGTTTCAGTCGCAGATCGTCAGCTACGCGGATACCCACCTTGAGAAGCTCTACACCTTCGGTCGGTTCCTGTACAAGGAACTCCCGAGGCAATCTCATGACCCTACCGTAGAATTCGACGACGAACTCGCCCTACAGTACTATCGGCTTGAGAAGTCTGAGGAGGGTTCCATCGGGCTCAGCGCGACTGACGGTGAGGTCAAAGGCCCGACAGAGACTGGAACGGGCGGTTCAGAAGCTGATGATGAAGTTGAACTGTCGACTATCGTCGAGAAAATCAACGACAAGCTTGGGACTGATTTCACCGAGGCCGACCAACTGTTCCTTGAGCAGCTCAAGGAAGATGCACTAGAAGACGATCACCTCCAGCGTTCTGCGCGTGCCAATAGTCGCGAAAACTTCGCGCTGGAGTTCGACGATGCGCTAACCAGTATGTTTATCGATCGAATGGACCAGAATCAGGAGCTCTTCGCGGAGTTTATGGACAACGACGAAGTCCAGGAAGCGATTACAAAGCATCTTCGTCAACAGGTGTACCAAGAGAGCCAATCAGGATAA